A genomic window from Parasteatoda tepidariorum isolate YZ-2023 chromosome 10, CAS_Ptep_4.0, whole genome shotgun sequence includes:
- the LOC139426818 gene encoding uncharacterized protein, whose translation MERDTLAPNLALSTALQQLLALQHKFENAVLFSDSQAAIQSISSHERPLTPEISRCQDLLRSLFLRGKRIVLQWVPAHCGVWGNEQADLLTKKGANLLQQPNTATSFWKIKLFLKNLCKTNSLQDLQTRTALKSWRNVSSSLIPDKPRRDAVAAFRLYTGHDCLSAHLYRIGLSITPFSPLCKSEQKLGRDHLLLCGALHGHTESSRYWEARELLRQ comes from the exons ATGGAG CGGGATACATTGGCACCGAATTTGGCCTTGAGTACGGCCTTACAGCAGCTACTGGCCCTCCaacacaaatttgaaaatgcagTCCTCTTCTCGGACTCACAAGCTGCCATACAATCAATTAGCTCACACGAACGTCCCTTGACACCTGAGATCTCCCGATGTCAAGACCTCTTGAGGTCTTTATTTTTGAGGGGGAAACGAATAGTCCTCCAGTGGGTGCCAGCCCATTGTGGTGTTTGGGGCAATGAGCAGGCAGATTTACTTACCAAAAAAGGTGCCAATTTGCTACAACAACCAAATACGGCAACTTCCTTTTGGAAAATCAAActgttccttaaaaatttatgtaaaaccaACTCATTGCAAGACCTTCAGACTCGCACAGCTTTGAAAAGTTGGAGAAATGTAAGCTCTTCTTTAATTCCCGACAAACCAAGACGTGATGCAGTTGCGGCCTTCCGCTTATATACAGGCCACGATTGTCTTTCTGCTCACTTATACCGCATAGGTCTTTCAATCACGCCTTTTAGTCCACTTTGTAAATCTGAACAGAAATTGGGTAGGGACCACCTGCTTCTATGTGGGGCCCTTCATGGACACACTGAGTCCTCAAGATATTGGGAAGCAAGAGAACTTTTAAGGCAATGA